A genomic segment from Gilvibacter sp. SZ-19 encodes:
- the tig gene encoding trigger factor: MNISRTDIDDLNAVVTVAIEKKDYAEKVDTILNNYRKNANIPGFRKGHVPMGMVKRQYGKAVLVDEVNKLLQDSLHKYLTEEKLEVLGNPLPKNETDINWDGDDFNFEFELGLAPKFEVDLKPKKAVTHYKIVADDEMIDNQVTSIRKQYGKLISQAEVVESAEITGTFKNEEAGIDNKTTLSLDRVDGKRQQKALLGAKAGETVKLKTKSMFKDDHQNQHVFGVSHDDAHGLDVEVEFTIDEINTRELAEMNQELFDKLFGKDVVKSEAELREKIKEDAERQFAQQADQKLLNDVVETLIDNTKFDLPDGFLKRWLRVAGEQELSEEEANAEYERTEKGLRYQLIEGKLRAEHNLQVTFDELKDYAQNMIKAQMAQFGQMNPSQEELDGITARIMSNQEEVQRLQEQLNGQKMLDFFKENAKLKTKEVTYDAFVKEAYS; this comes from the coding sequence ATGAACATCAGCAGAACCGATATTGATGATTTGAACGCCGTAGTAACTGTGGCGATCGAAAAAAAGGACTACGCAGAAAAGGTAGACACCATTTTAAACAACTACAGAAAGAACGCCAACATTCCTGGCTTCCGCAAAGGACATGTGCCAATGGGAATGGTGAAGCGCCAATACGGGAAGGCCGTTTTGGTTGACGAGGTGAATAAGCTGTTGCAAGACTCCTTGCACAAATATTTGACCGAGGAGAAATTAGAGGTATTGGGTAATCCACTGCCTAAGAACGAGACCGACATCAATTGGGATGGAGACGATTTCAATTTTGAATTCGAACTAGGTCTTGCTCCGAAGTTCGAGGTGGATCTAAAGCCTAAGAAAGCGGTGACCCACTACAAGATCGTTGCCGATGACGAAATGATCGACAATCAAGTAACCAGCATCCGCAAGCAATACGGAAAACTCATTAGCCAAGCAGAAGTTGTAGAAAGTGCGGAGATTACCGGAACTTTCAAGAACGAAGAAGCAGGTATCGACAACAAGACCACCTTATCTCTGGATCGCGTTGACGGAAAGCGTCAGCAGAAAGCATTACTAGGAGCAAAAGCAGGTGAAACGGTTAAGTTGAAGACCAAGTCCATGTTTAAGGACGATCACCAAAACCAACACGTCTTTGGAGTATCTCACGACGATGCACACGGCTTGGATGTTGAGGTAGAATTTACCATCGACGAGATCAACACTCGCGAGCTCGCTGAAATGAATCAGGAGTTATTTGACAAGCTTTTTGGAAAAGACGTTGTGAAATCAGAAGCAGAATTGCGCGAAAAGATCAAAGAAGATGCAGAGCGTCAGTTTGCTCAACAAGCAGATCAGAAGCTTCTTAACGATGTAGTAGAAACCTTGATAGACAACACCAAGTTCGATCTGCCAGACGGTTTCTTAAAGCGTTGGTTACGCGTTGCAGGAGAGCAAGAATTGTCAGAAGAGGAGGCCAACGCGGAATACGAGCGTACCGAAAAAGGCTTGCGTTATCAACTTATTGAAGGCAAACTTCGTGCAGAGCACAATTTACAGGTGACCTTTGACGAGCTTAAGGATTATGCACAGAACATGATCAAGGCACAAATGGCACAGTTTGGGCAAATGAATCCTTCTCAAGAAGAGTTAGACGGAATCACTGCCAGAATAATGAGCAACCAAGAAGAAGTACAACGCTTGCAAGAGCAGTTGAACGGGCAAAAGATGCTTGATTTCTTTAAGGAAAATGCCAAACTGAAGACCAAAGAAGTCACTTATGACGCCTTCGTGAAAGAGGCCTACAGTTAA
- a CDS encoding phage holin family protein — protein MNTLIKIALTAGAVLILANVLPGVAVSGYWGAIIVAVVLAILRLVVKPLLILFTLPLTILTLGLFLFVINAIIVLLASELLDGFRVDGFWWAVLFSVLLSCLQAFVNSLVKEEKPTS, from the coding sequence TACGGCCGGAGCTGTACTTATCTTGGCCAATGTGCTTCCGGGTGTTGCTGTCTCGGGTTATTGGGGCGCTATAATAGTTGCAGTGGTCTTGGCTATCTTGCGCTTAGTGGTCAAACCCTTGCTCATCCTCTTCACTTTGCCCTTGACCATTTTAACCCTAGGATTGTTCCTCTTTGTGATCAATGCGATTATCGTGCTTTTGGCCAGTGAGCTTTTAGACGGATTTAGAGTGGATGGATTCTGGTGGGCCGTACTGTTCAGTGTGCTGCTTTCCTGCTTACAAGCCTTTGTCAATTCTTTGGTCAAAGAAGAAAAACCAACCTCCTGA